Part of the Crossiella cryophila genome, GACCACCAGCGGCAGCACCGCGTCCGGGTCATCGCCGGACAACGCCGCCGAGGTGATCTCGGTCGAGGCGGCCAGCGCACGAGCGGCGAGCGAGGGGTCCATGACCAGAATCATGCCCCGACCCGCACAACCAGGTCCGCCCCCGCCGCCTCCGCCGCCCGATGGGTGACGTGCACCAGCGTGCTGCCCGGCAACTCGGCCCGGATCGCGGCCAGCACCCGCCGCGCGGTGGGTTCGTCGAGGTGCGCGGTCGGCTCGTCCATCAGCAGCACCCCGGTCCCCCGGGCGTAGAGCAGTGCGCGGGCCAGGCCGAGGCGCTGCGCCTCGCCACCGGACACCGCGGCCCCGCCGACGCCGACCTGGGTGTCCAGGCGCTGCTGCCAGTCCTCGAGGGCGACGGTGCGCAGTGCGGCGCGGAGTTCGTCGTCGGTGGCGTGCGGGTCGCCGAGCAGGAGGTTCTCCCGGACGGTGGTGGAGACCAGTTGTGGGTCCTGGGGGGACCAGGCGGCGGTGGCGGGGATGGTGGCGTGGCCCTGGTCGGGGTGCAGGAAACCGAGCAGGACGGCGAGCAGGGTGGATTTGCCAGCGCCGGAGGGGCCGACGATGGCGGTGTGGGCGCCGGGCGGGATGTGCAGGGTGAGGTCGCGGAGGGTGGGGGTGGGGGTGCCTGGCCAGCGGACGTCGATGTGGTCAAGGCGGATTTCGGGGGGCTGTGGATAGGTCGGGATTGTGGATAGGTCGCGATCTTGGCGGGGGTTTGGGGAGGGGGGTGGGGGTGGGGTGGGGCAGTCTGGAATTGGGGGGACCCCCTCGCGCGCGCGGGTGAGGGCGGGGGCGGGGGTGGGCGAGGGGTCGAGGTCGAGGTCGGGGGCGGCGGCGAGGGCGGGAGCGGCGGCGGCTCGGCCGGAGGTTGGGGCGGGGGCGGAGGTTGGGGCGGGGGCTCCGGCGGAGGTGCGGGCTGGGGCGGGGGTGGATTGGCTGGTCAGGTTGGCGTAGGCGGTGCGGAGGGGGCGGAGTTGCTGGGCGGCTGGGGCGAGCAGCGACAGGGTTTCGGTCAGGGCCAGGGGCAGGAGGGCCAGGACGGGGGCGAGCAGGGGGTTGAGGGTTCCGGCGGCTACTGCTTCGGCGCCCTGGTGGATGGCCAGGGTGGTCGCCGTGCCGGTGCAGAGGGTGAGCAGGGCCAGGGCGAGGCCGTTGGCCAGGGCTTGGCGGCGGGATTGGGTGGCCAGGGTTTGGTCGGCCTGGGTGACTACTCGGTGGCGTTGGTGGGCTGCGTTGGTGGCGAGCAGGTCCGGGGCGGCGGTCAGCAGGGTGAGGATGGCGTTGGCGAGGGTTCTTCTGCCCTGGGACAGGTTGCGGGTGGCCTTGTTGTCGGCGAGTACCGCTAGCAGGGGGGCGAGGGTGGCCGCGGCGAGGACTGCCAGGGCCAGGGTGAGGCCCGCCGCGGGGAGGATGAGGGTTTGGATGGTGATGGCGACTGTGGCGACCACGGCCGCCACCACCGGGGGGATGAGGACTCTGGGGATGAGGTCGCGGACCGTGTCGGTGTCGGTGACCAGGCGGTGCAGGCCGTCGGTGCGGGGCAGCGGGCCCTGGGCGACCAGGTCGCGCCACAGGCTGGTGCGCAGGGTGTTGGCGGTGCGGAAGGCGGCGTCGTGGGTGACCAGGCGTTCCAGGTAACGCAGCACCGCCCGGCCGAGGCCGAAGGTGCGCACGCCGACCACCGCGACCAGCAGGGTCAGCATGGGGGGCTGGGTGGAGGCCTTGGCGATCAGCCAGGCCGAGGTGGCGGTCAGGGCGATGCCGCTGGCCAGGGCGGTCGCGCCGAGCAGGGCGCCCAGTAGTGAGCGGCGGGACAACAGTGTCCGCAGTGGACGGTGACGCGGGCGGCGAGGGTGGGGTGCCGCCCGCGTCACCTCGACACCGCCGAGGGGTGTCCCGGCGGTGGGTTCGGGGGTGGTGTGCGAGATCAGGACTACCGCGGCGCCCGCGGCCTTGGCCTGCTCGACCGCGTTGAGCACGGCGGTGGCGGTGGCCGGGTCCAGGTGCGCGGTGGGTTCGTCGAGCAGCAGCAGCCAAGCGCCGCGGCGCAGCCGGAGCAGGGCGCGGGCCACGGCCAGGCGCTGGCGTTCGCCCGCGGAGAGTTCGGCCGGGGGGCGGTGCAGCAGGTGGTCGATGCCGAGTTGGTGGGTGAGGTCGAGGAGTTCGGCGATGCGGGGTGGTTCGCCGGGCAGGTCCTGGACGGACTCGGTGAGTTCGGCGGTGACCGTGGCGGCGGCGAACTGGGGGCGTTGCGGGACCCAGCCGATCTGGCGACGCCAGCCCTCTCTGTCCACTTCGGACAGATCGACGCCGTCGACGGTGATCTTGCCATGGTCCGGGTCGCGGAAGCCCAGCAGCACGGCCAGTGCGGTGGACTTGCCGGTGCCGCTGGGGCTGTGCAGGTGGACCAGTTCGCCTGGGGCCACCGAGAAGGACAGGCCGTCGGGGGCGTCCCGGTCGCGGCGGCGGACGTGCAGGCCGGCCACGAACACCCGGCCGCGGTGCGCGGGCACGCTGCCTGACTTGGGCGTGGGCTCGTCGAGGATCTTGGTCACCCGGCGGACGACCTCCATGCCGTCCTCGCTGGCGTGGTGCGCGGCGCCGACCGCGCGAATTGCCTGGTAGCACTCGGGCGCGAGGATCAGCACCAGCAGGCCGACCTCCAGCGTCAGCCCGCCCGCGGCCAGCCGGGTGCCGATGAGCACCGCGACCAGCGCCACCGACAGCGTGGCCAGCAGTTCCAGTGCCAGCGCCGAGGTGAAGGCGATCCGCAACGTCCTGCCGACCGCGGTGCGGTGTGCCTCGCCGACCCGGCGGATCGCCTCGGTCTGGGCCTGTGCCCGGCGGAACGCGGTCAGCACCGGCAGCGCGCGGACCAGTTCGGCGGCGTGGCTGGACAGCCGTAGGGTGGCGTCGGCGGCCTTGGCCGCCACCTCCGCGGTGTAGCCGCCGATGAGGATCGCGAACAGCGGCAGCAGCGGCACGGTCACCGCGATCACCAGCGCGGACGGCCAGTCCGTCCACAGGATCGCCGCACCCACCAGCGGGGGCGCCACCGCGACGGTGACCAGGGCGGGCAGGTAGCGGGTGAAGTAGTCGTCCAGGGCGTCCAGGCCCTTGGTGGCCAGCGCGGTAAGTGCGGCCGGGCCGCCGCCGGCGCGTTCCGGGTCGGCGATCCACTCCGGGCCCAGCCGCAGCGCGTGCGTGAGCAGCGCGGTGCGCAGTTCCTCCTTGGCGCCGGCGGCGGCGCGGGCGGCGACGGTTTCGGTGCCCCAGGCCAGGATCGACCTGGCGGCGACCGCGATGGCCAGCACGGTGACCGGGGTGGCCAGCTCGAACCGGCCTGCCACGATCCCGGCGAGCGCGGTGGCCAGTGCCCAGGCCTGGGCGACCAGGGCCGAGGCGGTGAGGGCGGCGAGCACCGCGGTCACCGCCAGGGCGCGGCGGGTGGAGCGGGACAGCGCGGGCAGGGCGCCCAGCGGGCCACGGGTCCTCATGGCGTGTGCACCGCCGGGATGTGCCGGGTGCCGATCCGCTGCCGGAACACCCAGTAGGTCCAGGCCTGGTAGGCCAGCACCGCCGGGGTGCCGAAGCCGGCCACCCAGGTCATCACGGTCAGCGTGTACGGGCTGGCCGAGGCGTTGGCCACGGTGAGCGAGAACGCGGTGTCCAAAGTGGACGGAAGGACGTCCGGGTAGAGCGAGCCGAACAGGGTGGCGATCGCGGCCGCGGCCAGTCCGCCGAGCAGCGCGAACGCCTGACCCTCCCGGCCGATGCTCAGCCGCCACAGCGCGAGCGCGCCCAGGGTGAGCACGATCGCCCCGCCCAGCAGGGAGAATCCGAGCAGACCGGCCAGTGGCAGCAGCGCGAACGGGCCGACCTGCAGGGCCAGGCGGCGGGCGCAGTCCCGGATCTCGCCCTCGGTCTTCAACGCGGTGAACACCGCGCCGTGCACCAGGCTGAACCCGGCCACCGCGAGCGCGCCGAGCAGGGTTTCCCAGCGCAGCAGGGCGATCGGGCCGCCGACCAGGTCACCGCGGGCGTTGAGGGGCAGGCCGACCACGGTCGCGGTCAGCACCAGGCCCCAGCCCAGCGGCGGCAGCCAGGAGCCGAGCAGGATCACCCGGTCCCAGTTGCGCCGCCAGCGCGCGCTGTCCACCTTGCCCCGGTACTCGAAGGCCACCCCGCGCCCGATCAGCGCCAGCAGGATCACCAGCACCGGCAGGAACGCGCCGGAGAGCAGTGAGGCGTACCAGGACGGGAAGGCGGCGAAGGTCGCGCCGACCGCGACGATCATCCACACCTCGTTGCCGTCCCAGACCGGGCCGATCGTGTTGACCATGACCCGGCGCTCGGTGTCGTCGCGGCCGAGCACGTGCAGCAGCATGCCGACGCCGAAGTCGAAGCCCTCCAGGAACAGATAGCCGAACCACAGCAGGGCGATGAGCACGAACCAGATGGTGGCGAGTTCCACTGTGGACACTCCTAGTAGGCGAAGGCCAGTACGTCGTCGGACTTCTTGTTCTCGCCCTCGTCCGGTTCCTCGGGTTTGGGTGGCATCACCCCGGCGACGCCCGCCATCGCGTAGCGGCGGAGCAGGAAGAACTCGACCACGGCGAGCACGCCGTAGAGCGTGGTCAGCGAGATGAGCGAGATGAGCGCCTCGGTGGTGCTGATCGCGGAGACCGCCTGCGCGGTGTACATCCACACCCCGTCCACGCCGCTGGGGTTGGGCACCACCACGAACGGCTGGCGGCCCATCTCGGTGAAGATCCAGCCGAAGCTGTTGGCCAGGAACGGGGTGGCGATCCCGCCGAGCGCGGCCCAGACGAACCAGCGCCCCTTGGGCAGCCGTCCCCTGCGGGTCAGCCAGAGCGCGGCGGCCGAGGCGAGCGCGGCCAGCGCGCCGAAGCCGATCATCAGCCGGAAGCCCCAGTAGGTCACCGGCAGGTTGGGCACGTACTCGATCGGCTTGCCCGCGAAGGAACCCATCCGCGGGTCGTTGGGGTAGTTCTCGCCGTACTTGGCCTTGTAGATCTTGACCAGGTCCTCGACGCCCTTGACCTCGGAGTTGAGATCGCTGTTGGCCAGGAAGGACAGCAGCGCGGGCACGGTGACGCTCTTGACGCTCTCGCAGTCCGCGCGGGTCACATCGCCGACGGCGAAGATCGAGAAGCCGGCCGGTTTCTCGGTGTGGCAGAGGGCTTCGGCCGCGGCCATCTTCATCGGCTGCTGCTCGAACATCAGCTTGGACTGCAGGTCGCCGGTGAGCGCGACCCCGGCGAAGGCGATCACGCCGACCCAGCCGCCCAGCTTGACCGAGGCCCGCCACACCGGGGTGTCGGTGCCCTTGCGCCGGGCCAGGTGCCAGACCGAGACGCCGACCAGCAGTGCGGCGGCCACCGCGAGTGCGCCGAACATGGTGTGCGGGAAGGCGGCCAGCACGGTGGAGTTGGTCAGCAGGTCGCCGATCGAGCGCAGCTGCGGGCGGCCGTTGGGGCCGAGGGTGGCGCCGACCGGGTGCTGCATCCAGGAGTTCGCGGACAGGATGAAGTAGGCCGAGGCGACCGTGGCCAGCGAGGCGGCCCAGATGCAGGCCAGGTGCACCCGCCGGGACAGCCGGGACCAGCCGAAGATCCACAGGCCGAGGAAGGTCGACTCGACGAAGAAGGCGACCAGGCCCTCGATGGCCAGCAGCGAGCCGAAGACGTCGCCGACGAAGCGGGAGTACTCGCTCCAGGACATGCCGAACTGGAACTCCTGCACGATGCCGGTCACCACGCCCATGGCGAAGTTGATCAGCATCAGCTTGCCCCAGAACTTGGTCATCGCCAGGTACTTGGGGTTCCCGGTGCGGTGCCAGGCCGTCTGCATGCCTGCCACCAGCAGCGACAGACCGATGGTCAGGGGCACCATCAGGAAGTGGTAGACGGTGGTGATGCCGAACTGCCACCGCGCGATATCGAGGACCTCCACGGCTTTCAGCCTGCCCCGTACCCGGCCTGAGCAGCAGGTACCGGAGTCCTCTCTCGCCCGGCCGAGGGTCCCCCGGTGGCGGGACCAAGGTCCCGGTGACCGGCCTCACCCCGCGCCGTAGCTCGCTTCGCCCGGTTCGCCGGGTTAGGATCGCCTTGCCTGAGGGGAGTAGTTCCCGCAGTCGCCGCCGGTTCGCCTGCGGTGGTTCGGCGAGGTGATCGACATACTGAACGCCCATTGCGGCGTTCCGGTCCCTCACCCACGGTTTCCGTGGGCGAACGAGACCTCCGGCCGGGTTGACCATGCCCGGTCGGAGTCATCCTGCCTCCGTCTGGGTCGAATCCACGGAGAGGGACCCAGGCAGATGACGTTCTCCCTGCTCGCGCTGGGCGCCGCGTTCGCGCTGGTGCTACCGGTCGAGCTGCCGGACAAAACGCTGATCGCCACCCTGGTGCTGACCACCAGGTACCGGGCCTGGCCGGTGTTCATCGGGGTCACCGCGGCCTTCGCGGTGCAGTGCGTGATCGCGGTCGCCTTCGGCAGCGCGCTGACCCTGCTGCCACCGCAACTGGTGGCCGCGGTGGTCGCGCTGATGTTCGGCATCGGCGCGTTCATGCTGCTGCGCGAGGGTTTCCGCAAGGTGGATCAGGGCGAGGACGACGCGGCGGGCGCCGGTGAGCAGGAGGTCCCGGCCTGGCGGGCGACGCTGACCTCCTTCGGCGTGCTGTTCGCGGCCGAGTGGGGCGATGCCTCCCAGCTGGCCATCGCCGCGCTGACCGCCCGCTACGCCGCACCGCTGGAGGTCGGCCTTGGCGCCTTCCTGGCGCTGGTGACGGTGGCCGCGATCGCGGTGCTGGTCGGGCGGAAGGTGCGGCACCGGCTGCCCACCCACCTGATCCAGCGGGTCGCGGGCGGGGTGTTCACCGTGTTCGCGTTGCTGGCCGCCGGGCAGGCCGTGTTCGGCGGCTGATTTCCGCCGGACTTCGCCGGGCAGGACGGCGAGGCTGGCGATATGGGATTCGAGATCTTGGCTGTTCCGCCGGAGACTTTGGCGGTTTTGCGCGCCCAGGAAGGCGCCGAACTACTCGTTGACGAAGAGGGCGGCAGCCCGTTGCGGTGTTGTCTTGGCCGGGCCAAGGCGGGCGAGGAAATCGCGCTGGTGTCCTATGCGCCATTGGGTGGCTGGGTGGCCGACACCGGGGCCGATCCCGGCCCCTACCTGGAGTCGGGCCCGATTTTCATCCATGCCGCGGACTGTGGTGGGCCGGTGGACAAGGGTTTCCCTGACGAGCATCGGAAGGCGCCCCGGGTTTATCGGGCGTACAAGCGGAATGGGCGGATCCTGGGCGGGCGGCTGGTCCAGCCGGGCGAGGTCGCCGAATGCGTGCTGGCCGAGATGTTCGGGGATCCGGACATCGCACTCGTGCACGTGCGCGCGGTGGAATTCGGTTGTTTCCACTTCGAGGTCCGGCGGTGCCGGGACGTCGCGTGAGCGAACTCAGCGCAGCGCGACGGCGACCGCGGCCGCGGCGGCCACCACGTGCGGGCCCACCTCGTCGGCCTTGAGTGGCTCGAAGGAGACCACGCCGACGCTGGCCTGCAGGCCGGGCACGCCGCGGACCGGGGCGGCCACGCCGTGCGCGCCCGCCTGGAGTTCGCCGGAACTGGCCACCCACTCGGGGCCCTCGGCAGGCAGGTGGATGGCTCTGCCCGCGGCGCCGCGCTGTACCGGGTGACGGGTGCCCACCCGGTAGGCGACGTGGTAGGCGGTCCAGGAGGGTTCGACCACCGCGACCGCCTGGGCCTCGTTGCCGTGCACCACGGTGAGGTGCGCGGTGGCGCCGATCTTCTCGGCCAGGCCGCGCAGCGCGGGCAGCGCGGCGAAACGCAGCTGCGGCAGCACCCGGCCTGCCAGTTGCAGCACGCCGAGGCCGAGCCGGACCCTGGAGCCCTCGCGCCGGACCAGGCCGCGGGCCTGCAGCGGGCCGAGCAGCCGGTAGATGGCCGCTCGGCTGGCGCCGATGGCGGTGGCCAGGTCGCTGATGCTGGGGGCCTCGGTGTCCGCGTCGGCCACCGCCTGGAGCAGGGCGAGCCCGCGCTCCAGGGTGAGGGAACTCTCCCTGGCCGCTCCGGGCACCGCTCCCATACCGCTCCCTACTCTCCGCTCACCACGGTTCCGGCGACCTCGCTCAGGCCCACCAGCGAACCATCGGGCCCTGGCGCGGTGGCGGTCAGCACCACCGTGTCGCCGTCGGCCAGGAAGGTCCGTTCCGTGCCGTCGGCCAGGGTGACCGGTTCCTTGCCGCCCCAGGACAGTTCCAGGAAGCTACCGCGCTGGCGCTTGTCCGCACCGGAGACCGTGCCGGAACCGAACAGGTCGCCCGGTCGCACGGTGGCGCCGTTGACCGTCATGTGCGCCAGCTGCTGGGCGGCCGACCAGGACATCTCAGCGAACGGCGGTTCGGCGACCAGCGAGCCGTTCCAGTTCACCTGGATGCGCAGGTCCAGGCCCCACGGCTGGTCCTCGACCAGGTAGTCCAGCAGCGGGTTGGGCGCGGCCGGGGTGGGCAGGCGGGCGTTGCTGAACGCCTCCAGCGGGGTGATCCAGGCCGAGATCGAGGTCAGGAAGGACTTGCCGAGGAACGGGCCGAGCGGCACGTACTCCCAGGCCTGGATGTCCCTGGCGGACCAGTCGTTGAGCAGCACCACGCCGAAGAGGTGCTCGGCCGCGGCCGAGGTGGACACCCTGGAGGCCACCGGGCCGCCGCAGACGAAGCCGACCTCGGCCTCGATGTCCAGCCGCTTGCTCGGGCCGAACCCCGGCGCGTCCGCGCCTGGCGGGCGGCTCTGGCCGTGCGGGCGGACCACGTCGGTGCCGGAGACCACCACGGTGCCCGCCCGGCCGTGGTAGCCGACCGGCAGGTGGGTCCAGTTGGGCAGCAGCGGGTCGCCGTCGGGGCGGAACATCCGGCCGACGTTCTCCGCGTGGTGCCGCGAGGAGTAGAAGTCCACGTAGTCGCCGACCCGGAAGGGCAGCAGCGAGCGGACCGCGCTCAGCGGCAGCAGGTCGGCGCCGACCGGGGTGGCCGGCAGCTGGACCAGTTCGGTCAGCCGGGCCCGCAGTTCGCTCCACAGCGGCCGTTCGGCGGCCAGCAGGTCATCCAGGGACTCACCGGCCACCAGCGGGCTCAGGCGGGCTCCCAGGTCCAGTGAGCGCAGCGGCAGCGCGTGGTCGCCCACCCGCACCGCCACCACCGGGCCGGAGCCCGCGTCGATCACGCCGTAGGGCAGGGTCTGCGGGCCGAATGGCGACTGGGCCGTGAAGGCCGGGTCCTTGATCCAGCTCACAACAGGCCCAGCCCTTCCAGGTCCTCCACCGGTTCGGTCAGCGAGCAGGAGCCGTAGGAGGCGAACACCCCGCGGACGGCGTGCGCGGCCGCCTCCGGCAGTGCCTTGGCCTCCTCGGCGAGTGCCTCGGGGTCGTCGCTGGCCAGCGCCTCGCGGGCGTCCTTGCCGGAGAGCGTGCGGGCGGTGGCGACCAGCAGGTTGAGGAAGCCGTGGTGGTTGAACCCGGTCTCCTCGTCGCGGTGCCGCAGCGCGTTGTGCAGCCCGGCGGTGGCCTTGAACGGCACACCGGTGGTGCTGGCCACGCTGAGGAAGTCGGCGACCTCGTCGATGCTCGGGAACGCCTCCGGGGTCTGGCCGCCGCAGCGCAGCTTGGGCCAGCTGCCGTGCTCGGCCACGCCGCGCACGCTGTCCAGCCATTCGCTGCTGGTCCCGGCCTCGGTGTTCTGGCTGGGGCGGCGTGGCTCGATGACCCGGATGACGTCCTCTGGCACGAACTCCGAGACGCGTTCCAGCCACACGTCGTCGACCTCCGACGGCGCGGGCATCTCGACCATGCGCAGGGCGAGCAGCTCGGTGCGGGACTCGACGATGGAGATGGCCTTGGGCACCGCGCTCAGGCCGGTGTCGATCACCAGTGACAGACCGACCGGCTTCACCGGTTTGATCTTGATCAGCTCGGTGATCAGCTCGGGCAGCCGGGAGGCGTTGCACAGGAAAAGACCGACCACACCGGACCAGGACTCGGTCCTGGCCTGCAGGTGATTGCGCAGCGCGTCCGCCATCGGGGCGTTGCCCGGCGGGAACAACGCCGCGTCGTCGACCAGCCTTGCGAGCAGGGGCGGTGTACCGCGCGGACCGGGCGCACGGAGCTCAGCGACGCTTGACACGGCTGACACGCTAGTGGTGTCCACGGAACCGAACAAAAATGTCCGGTCTCCGAACACCCGGAGGGAGCAATGCCTTACTACCGCGCGGTGGGTTCGATCCCCCGAAAGCGCCACACCCAGTTCCGCGATCCGGACGGCAAGCTCTACGCCGAAGAGCTGATGGGCGTGGAGGGTTTCTCCTCCGACTCGGCCCTGCTCTACCACCGGCATCTGCCGACCGCGATCGTGAACGCCGAGGTCGTGGCCGAATGGCGGGGCACGACCACGGCCAACCAGCCGCTCAAGCCACGGCACTTCCGCACCCAGGACCTGAAATGGGACGCGCCTGCCGAGGTGGACGCGGTCACCGGGCGGCGGTTGCTCTTCGGCAACGCCGACGTCGCGATCTGCTTCACCGCGCCGACCACGGCCAGCCCGCTCTACCGCAACGCCTTCGGTGACGAGCTGCTCTACGTGCAGACCGGCGCCGCGGTGATCGAGACCATCTACGGGCCGCTGGCGGTGGCCGACGGCGACTACGTGGTCATCCCGACCTCCTGCACCTACCGGGTGGTGCCCACCGGCCCTGAGCAGCTGCGGCTGCTCGTGCTGGAGGCCACCGGGCACATCGGGCCGCCCAAGCGCTACCTGTCCAGCAAGGGCCAGTTCCTGGAGCACGCGCCCTACTGCGAGCGGGACCAGCGCGGGCCGACCGAGCCGCTGCTGGTCGAGGGCACCGACGTGGAGGTGCTGGTCCGGCACCGTTCCGGGCTGACCAGGTTCACCTACGCCAACCACCCGTTCGACGTGGTCGGCTGGGACGGCTGCCTGTACCCGTGGGCGTTCAACGTGCGCGACTTCGAGCCGATCACCGGCCGGGTGCACCAGCCGCCGCCGGTGCACCAGACCTTCGAGGGCCCGAACTTCGTGGTCTGCTCGTTCTGCCCGCGCAAGGTCGACTACCACCCGCTCGCGGTGCCGGTGCCCTACAACCACGCGAACGTGGACTCCGACGAGCTGATGTTCTACGTCGGCGGGAACTACGAGGCGCGCAAGGGCTCCGGGATCGGCCTCGGGTCCATGTCCCTGCACCCCTCCGGCTGCACTCATGGACCGCAGCCGGGGGCCGTTGAGGCGTCCCTTGGGGCGGACTACTTCGACGAGACCGCGGTCATGGTGGACACCTTCCGGCCGCTGGAGCTGGGTGAGGCCGCGCAGGACTGCGAGGACCCGCGCTACGCCTGGTCCTGGGCCAGGCGCGGACCCGACTGGAGCTGACCTGAAACGGATACGGTCCGTTCCCTTTCGCAGCGTGTGCGGAGGGGGACGGACTGTCAGGGCGGGGCCATAGGGTTTGCCACCGTGGATGTCGACGCGGTGCTGGCACTGGCGCCCGACCAGCAGGTCGTGGCCAGCGCCACCAAGCTGACCGCCCTGGCCGGCTGGGACTGGCTGGGGCGGGACGACCGGCTGCTCTGGGGGCTGTGCCGGGGCAGCGGCGCGAAGCCGTACCAGGTGTGCGTCGACCTGACCGACCGCGCGGCCAGGTGCTCCTGCCCGTCCCGGAAGTTCCCGTGCAAGCACGCGCTGGCCGTGCAGCTGCTGCACGCGCTGGACAAGGTCGAGCCCGGCGTGCCGCCGCCCTGGGCCGCGGAGTGGCTGGGCAGGCGGGAGACCCGAGGGGTGTCCGTGGAGCCTGCGCCCTCGGCCGAGACGGTGCAGCGGCGGGCGGCGGCCAGCGCGCGCACCGCGGCCAAGCGGGCCGCGGCGGTGCAGGCCGGGGTGACCGGGTTGCGCGAGTGGCTGGCCGATCTGGCCACCGGCGGGATCGCCGGGCTGCCCTCGCGGGAGCCGGAGTGGTGGCGGGTGTCGGCGGCCCGGATGGTGGACGCCAAGGCGCCGGGACTGGCCGAGTCGATCACCGAGTTGTCCGCGGTGGTGCGCGCGGGCGGGCGGCACTGGGCCGAGATCGCCGCGGACCGGATCGGCGGGCTGCACCTGCTGGCCACCATCGCGCCGGATCCGCCGGAAGAGCTGGCCGGGGTGGTGCGGCGGCGGCTGGGTTTCACCGTGCGCGAGGAGGAGGTCCGGGCCGGGCAGGGCTGGACGGATCACTGGGTGACGTTGCTGCTGCGGGATTCCGACGACGGGCGGATCCGCACCGTGCAGCAGTGGGCCTGGGCCAGGCAGCGGCGGGAGTGGGTGACCGTGCAGCGGCACGGCGTGCTCGGCGGGCCGGGGCTGATGCCCGCGCTGCCGCTGGGCGGGGAGTTCGAGGGCACGCTGCACCCCTACCCAGCGGGTCTGCCGCGGCGGATGTCGGTGGGGGACATGGGTGAGGTGCACGCGGCCGGGGCGATCGAGCTGCCCGCGGACTGGACCTCGGCACTGGCCGGGCTGGAGCCCGCACTGGTGGCCGATCCCTGGCAGCGTCGGCATCCGCTGGGCTGCCAACAGGTCCG contains:
- the cydD gene encoding thiol reductant ABC exporter subunit CydD, which produces MRTRGPLGALPALSRSTRRALAVTAVLAALTASALVAQAWALATALAGIVAGRFELATPVTVLAIAVAARSILAWGTETVAARAAAGAKEELRTALLTHALRLGPEWIADPERAGGGPAALTALATKGLDALDDYFTRYLPALVTVAVAPPLVGAAILWTDWPSALVIAVTVPLLPLFAILIGGYTAEVAAKAADATLRLSSHAAELVRALPVLTAFRRAQAQTEAIRRVGEAHRTAVGRTLRIAFTSALALELLATLSVALVAVLIGTRLAAGGLTLEVGLLVLILAPECYQAIRAVGAAHHASEDGMEVVRRVTKILDEPTPKSGSVPAHRGRVFVAGLHVRRRDRDAPDGLSFSVAPGELVHLHSPSGTGKSTALAVLLGFRDPDHGKITVDGVDLSEVDREGWRRQIGWVPQRPQFAAATVTAELTESVQDLPGEPPRIAELLDLTHQLGIDHLLHRPPAELSAGERQRLAVARALLRLRRGAWLLLLDEPTAHLDPATATAVLNAVEQAKAAGAAVVLISHTTPEPTAGTPLGGVEVTRAAPHPRRPRHRPLRTLLSRRSLLGALLGATALASGIALTATSAWLIAKASTQPPMLTLLVAVVGVRTFGLGRAVLRYLERLVTHDAAFRTANTLRTSLWRDLVAQGPLPRTDGLHRLVTDTDTVRDLIPRVLIPPVVAAVVATVAITIQTLILPAAGLTLALAVLAAATLAPLLAVLADNKATRNLSQGRRTLANAILTLLTAAPDLLATNAAHQRHRVVTQADQTLATQSRRQALANGLALALLTLCTGTATTLAIHQGAEAVAAGTLNPLLAPVLALLPLALTETLSLLAPAAQQLRPLRTAYANLTSQSTPAPARTSAGAPAPTSAPAPTSGRAAAAPALAAAPDLDLDPSPTPAPALTRAREGVPPIPDCPTPPPPPSPNPRQDRDLSTIPTYPQPPEIRLDHIDVRWPGTPTPTLRDLTLHIPPGAHTAIVGPSGAGKSTLLAVLLGFLHPDQGHATIPATAAWSPQDPQLVSTTVRENLLLGDPHATDDELRAALRTVALEDWQQRLDTQVGVGGAAVSGGEAQRLGLARALLYARGTGVLLMDEPTAHLDEPTARRVLAAIRAELPGSTLVHVTHRAAEAAGADLVVRVGA
- the cydB gene encoding cytochrome d ubiquinol oxidase subunit II codes for the protein MELATIWFVLIALLWFGYLFLEGFDFGVGMLLHVLGRDDTERRVMVNTIGPVWDGNEVWMIVAVGATFAAFPSWYASLLSGAFLPVLVILLALIGRGVAFEYRGKVDSARWRRNWDRVILLGSWLPPLGWGLVLTATVVGLPLNARGDLVGGPIALLRWETLLGALAVAGFSLVHGAVFTALKTEGEIRDCARRLALQVGPFALLPLAGLLGFSLLGGAIVLTLGALALWRLSIGREGQAFALLGGLAAAAIATLFGSLYPDVLPSTLDTAFSLTVANASASPYTLTVMTWVAGFGTPAVLAYQAWTYWVFRQRIGTRHIPAVHTP
- a CDS encoding cytochrome ubiquinol oxidase subunit I codes for the protein MEVLDIARWQFGITTVYHFLMVPLTIGLSLLVAGMQTAWHRTGNPKYLAMTKFWGKLMLINFAMGVVTGIVQEFQFGMSWSEYSRFVGDVFGSLLAIEGLVAFFVESTFLGLWIFGWSRLSRRVHLACIWAASLATVASAYFILSANSWMQHPVGATLGPNGRPQLRSIGDLLTNSTVLAAFPHTMFGALAVAAALLVGVSVWHLARRKGTDTPVWRASVKLGGWVGVIAFAGVALTGDLQSKLMFEQQPMKMAAAEALCHTEKPAGFSIFAVGDVTRADCESVKSVTVPALLSFLANSDLNSEVKGVEDLVKIYKAKYGENYPNDPRMGSFAGKPIEYVPNLPVTYWGFRLMIGFGALAALASAAALWLTRRGRLPKGRWFVWAALGGIATPFLANSFGWIFTEMGRQPFVVVPNPSGVDGVWMYTAQAVSAISTTEALISLISLTTLYGVLAVVEFFLLRRYAMAGVAGVMPPKPEEPDEGENKKSDDVLAFAY
- a CDS encoding TMEM165/GDT1 family protein; translated protein: MTFSLLALGAAFALVLPVELPDKTLIATLVLTTRYRAWPVFIGVTAAFAVQCVIAVAFGSALTLLPPQLVAAVVALMFGIGAFMLLREGFRKVDQGEDDAAGAGEQEVPAWRATLTSFGVLFAAEWGDASQLAIAALTARYAAPLEVGLGAFLALVTVAAIAVLVGRKVRHRLPTHLIQRVAGGVFTVFALLAAGQAVFGG
- a CDS encoding DUF1203 domain-containing protein; this translates as MGFEILAVPPETLAVLRAQEGAELLVDEEGGSPLRCCLGRAKAGEEIALVSYAPLGGWVADTGADPGPYLESGPIFIHAADCGGPVDKGFPDEHRKAPRVYRAYKRNGRILGGRLVQPGEVAECVLAEMFGDPDIALVHVRAVEFGCFHFEVRRCRDVA
- a CDS encoding IclR family transcriptional regulator, with the translated sequence MGAVPGAARESSLTLERGLALLQAVADADTEAPSISDLATAIGASRAAIYRLLGPLQARGLVRREGSRVRLGLGVLQLAGRVLPQLRFAALPALRGLAEKIGATAHLTVVHGNEAQAVAVVEPSWTAYHVAYRVGTRHPVQRGAAGRAIHLPAEGPEWVASSGELQAGAHGVAAPVRGVPGLQASVGVVSFEPLKADEVGPHVVAAAAAVAVALR
- the fahA gene encoding fumarylacetoacetase — encoded protein: MSWIKDPAFTAQSPFGPQTLPYGVIDAGSGPVVAVRVGDHALPLRSLDLGARLSPLVAGESLDDLLAAERPLWSELRARLTELVQLPATPVGADLLPLSAVRSLLPFRVGDYVDFYSSRHHAENVGRMFRPDGDPLLPNWTHLPVGYHGRAGTVVVSGTDVVRPHGQSRPPGADAPGFGPSKRLDIEAEVGFVCGGPVASRVSTSAAAEHLFGVVLLNDWSARDIQAWEYVPLGPFLGKSFLTSISAWITPLEAFSNARLPTPAAPNPLLDYLVEDQPWGLDLRIQVNWNGSLVAEPPFAEMSWSAAQQLAHMTVNGATVRPGDLFGSGTVSGADKRQRGSFLELSWGGKEPVTLADGTERTFLADGDTVVLTATAPGPDGSLVGLSEVAGTVVSGE